The Sorangiineae bacterium MSr11367 genome window below encodes:
- a CDS encoding 3-oxoacid CoA-transferase subunit B, translating to MRFEPLTRRQMAERVVRDIPEGWYVNLGIGIPTIIADVLPRDREIVVHSENGILGMGPAPAPEHCNDWLVNAGKQHVTLQTGGAYMHHADSFAIIRGGHLDLCVLGAYEVAENGDIANWATSEADMAPAVGGAMDLAVGAKRIWVMMEHTTKEGIARLVHRCSYPLTALGVVQRIYTNLAVIDVTPQGFQIVEMVKGLTKEDLDVRTGAPLR from the coding sequence TGGTATGTGAACCTTGGGATCGGGATTCCCACGATCATTGCCGACGTGTTGCCCCGCGATCGTGAGATCGTCGTCCACTCCGAAAATGGCATTTTGGGTATGGGGCCCGCCCCCGCACCCGAGCATTGCAACGATTGGCTCGTGAATGCCGGCAAGCAGCACGTCACCTTGCAGACGGGCGGGGCGTACATGCATCACGCGGATAGCTTCGCCATCATCCGCGGCGGCCATTTGGATCTCTGTGTTCTTGGCGCGTACGAGGTGGCCGAGAATGGCGACATCGCCAACTGGGCAACGTCGGAGGCCGACATGGCCCCTGCCGTCGGCGGTGCCATGGACCTCGCCGTCGGCGCCAAGCGGATCTGGGTCATGATGGAGCACACCACGAAGGAGGGCATCGCCCGCCTCGTGCACCGATGCTCGTACCCGCTCACCGCGCTGGGCGTGGTGCAGCGCATTTACACGAACTTGGCGGTCATCGACGTCACGCCGCAGGGCTTCCAGATCGTCGAGATGGTGAAGGGCCTCACGAAAGAGGACCTAGACGTTCGTACAGGTGCGCCGCTCCGGTAG